One segment of Purpureocillium takamizusanense chromosome 7, complete sequence DNA contains the following:
- the HOG1 gene encoding Mitogen-activated protein kinase (EggNog:ENOG503NVMG~COG:T), with translation MAEFVRAQIFGTTFEITSRYSDLQPVGMGAFGLVCSARDQLTNQNVAVKKIMKPFSTPVLAKRTYRELKLLKHLRHENVISLSDIFISPLEDIYFVTELLGTDLHRLLTSRPLEKQFIQYFLYQIMRGLKYVHSAGVVHRDLKPSNILVNENCDLKICDFGLARIQDPQMTGYVSTRYYRAPEIMLTWQKYDVEVDIWSAGCIFAEMLESKPLFPGKDHVNQFSIITELLGTPPDDVINTIASENTLRFVKSLPKRERQPLKDKFKNADESAIDLLEKMLVFDPKKRITATEALAHDYLAPYHDPTDEPVADEKFDWSFNDADLPVDTWKIMMYSEILDYHNVDSNPQALDGQQFNGQ, from the exons ATGGCCGAATTCGTGCGCGCCCAGATCTTTGGCACCACATTTGAGATCACGTCGAG GTACTCGGATCTCCAGCCCGTTGGCATGGGCGCCTTTGGACTCGTTTG CTCCGCCCGCGACCAGCTCACGAACCAAAATGTTGCCGTCAAGAAGATCATGAAGCCCTTCAGCACTCCGGTCCTTGCCAAGCGAACATATCGGGAGCTCAAATTGCTGAAGCACCTCAGGCATGAAAAC GTCATCTCACTCAGCGACATCTTCATCTCTCCCCTCGAAGACAT CTACTTCGTCACAGAGCTTCTCGGCACCGATCTGCACCGGTTACTCACCTCGCGACCTCTGGAGAAGCAGTTTATTCAGTACTTTCTCTATCAGATCATG CGGGGTCTGAAATACGTGCACTCGGCCGGTGTCGTTCACCGTGACCTCAAGCCGAGCAACATCCTTGTCAACGAAAACTGCGACCTCAAGATTTGCGACTTCGGCCTTGCGCGCATCCAAGACCCCCAGATGACGGGCTACGTCTCCACCCGATACTACAGAGCACCCGAAATCATGCTCACCTGGCAAAAgtacgacgtcgaggtcgatATCTGGAGTGCCGGCTGCATCTTCGCCGAAATGCTTGAGAGCAAGCCCCTCTTCCCCGGCAAGGACCACGTCAACCAGTTCTCAATCATcaccgagctgctcggcacgCCCCCCGATGATGTTATCAACACTATTGCTAGCGAAAAT ACTTTGAGATTCGTCAAGTCCCTCCCGAAGCGGGAGCGACAGCCCCTCAAGGACAAGTTCAAGAATGCCGATGAATCTG CCATCGATTTGCTGGAGAAAATGCTGGTTTTCGACCCCAAAAAGCGGATAACAGCCACCGAGGCCCTGGCACACGATTACCTCGCTCCTTACCATGACCCGACCGACGAGCCcgttgccgacgagaagTTTGACTGGAGCTTTAACGATGCTGACCTACCCGTCGACACGTGGAAGATCATGAT GTACTCGGAGATTCTCGACTACCATAACGTCGATTCCAACCCGCAGGCCCTGGACGGCCAACAGTTTAATGGGCAATGA
- a CDS encoding uncharacterized protein (COG:Q~TransMembrane:15 (o54-72i92-112o118-137i149-166o178-197i293-312o332-354i428-447o453-476i543-559o579-600i910-936o948-973i1037-1065o1143-1169i)~EggNog:ENOG503NYQW) produces the protein MDIVIHRFGSYEFSPFGTRVQPDEPPQTLLSTLGKAVAQVPWIQKVSEFAQSGTPQVVIFSISALWLVFGLLRHRRGTPDFKPKASAIRWRYELLSQVLRATSLGFLIAACIQGRVHWLNPALLTYCFLLGLTRLINHLRWRHTALHQVNAVMAATLMLLFAAQFLPCIQMGSGCSKSPALVGATAALAAALIIAMVTPREWVPPQIGYDIPGFEVPKEPAPEETCSWINYYCTYQWLTHIIWKGTMGKLDMAGIPKLAWYDEPLYLLRRVQGARSISKTTFWTTLRFMRTELLLMSLWIGSGYTVENVAPFGMYKLLEYLSSPNDAIYRPWVWLLLMFTGPVSRSILFQQYIFTSTRLIVRIKSAMTQELYHKALESMELEDDPFEVNSDKSKHDESSEKAQKSTSAGRLANLMAADVDAIFKSRDIMIVLVGVPAGTIVSLIGLYNMLGWASIVGTLILVLATPISVWLGKLMYTTQKRVRKAQDSRISLVTEYLASIRAIKYFAWEAPITDKIIAARAVEQKSLWNLAVLQAIINEVTQVFPYLALLVMFGIHIIVDKKPLEASTAFTTIYLVKNIRRNIMMASVFSRSFAGALVAFGRLDKYFESTVPLVKYPVGPLRICGGYFRRNKKAAFRLEDISLDFVEGGLNVISGQSGSGKTTLLLAILGETYLEGGNVTAPADIAFASQSAWLQNETIQDNILFGSPMEKARYDRVVAACCLPEDLKELPQRDQTVVGENGTSLSGGQKARVALARALYSKAPLLLLDDVFSALDAKTSAGVWKRCFCSDLLHGRTVVLVTQVPWISSQADMAILLEKGQVQSAEPNIGVVRQPIKIAEVLGGDVDDEETETETPPEPELQPNGDSFNDPNKVAPDSSVKNVVDEEMKASSNVGRLGMFQYMGYYGNPLFAISCLVGLFLSNVFYFGASFWLSIWVEAYKNKAHVDIAFYMGIFALFTFGELISYGLIVVLFEWGTWRAARKLHNDFIRGIMRVSLSWFKATPIGRITNRFSGDMASIDGSINGMLRATLDAFMMLFFRIGAVSAIMPVFMLPGIFTCFVGVIVGEMYTRTAVVIKRLTSSAQSPVFSQFADTLAGLSVIRARDGKAHDFGVELANKLRVWSAASETNYNCNRWVSVRIDFVTALVALFAGIIAVSKVGLVGAGLVGFSLTNANDLSQTILVLVRAMNELEVEMQSFHRVKEYVKLEAEDKDDKPYPDAGAGDYADDDAHMIPKNWPRSGEIEFRNVTIRYDPEGPDILSDVNLKFKAGQRVAVVGRTGSGKSTLVLSLLRFTDIVSGEILFDGVDITKVPRHRLRASLTIIPQEAVLFSGTVESNLDPTGLVPREKLEAALEHCKGIASFSGDTTEVDTGAEDDHDSTPENRRAQAITLSTEVDARGENFSHGQRQVLSLCRALIRKSKLMLLDEATASMDYETDRGIQQVLRNELEEFNDGRTLVTIAHRLRTIIDYDCVVVMSAGRVLEFGSPNELYEAKGQFYDMVCHSGEEEELHKLLEQT, from the exons ATGGACATCGTGATCCATCGCTTCGGCTCGTACGAGTTTTCGCCTTTTGGAACCAGGGTTCAGCCAGACGAGCCTCCTCAGACACTGCTAAGCAC GCTCGGCAAGGCTGTCGCTCAGGTACCATGGATCCAGAAAGTGTCTGAGTTTGCCCAGTCGGGCACCCCTCAGGTGGTCATCTTTTCCATTTCAGCATTGTGGCTTGTATTCGGCCTGCTTCGACACCGCCGTGGCACCCCCGACTTCAAGCCAAAGGCTTCAGCAATACGATGGCGGTATGAACTCTTGTCCCAGGTGCTGAGGGCGACATCACTTGGGTTCCTTATCGCCGCGTGCATCCAAGGCCGTGTGCATTGGCTCAACCCGGCACTTCTAACGTACTGCTTCCTTCTCGGCTTGACTCGCCTCATCAACCACCTGCGATGGCGCCATACGGCTCTACACCAGGTCAACGCTGTTATGGCCGCCACTTTGATGTTGCTTTTCGCCGCTCAGTTTCTGCCATGTATTCAGATGGGCTCGGGCTGCTCCAAAAGCCCCGCGCTCGttggcgccaccgccgccctggccgctgCGTTGATCATCGCCATGGTCACCCCTCGCGAAtgggtgccgccgcagaTTGGATACGATATCCCCGGTTTCGAGGTCCCCAAAGAACCGGCTCCCGAGGAGACATGCAGCTGGATCAATTACTACTGCACGTACCAGTGGCTGACACACATCATCTGGAAAGGAACCATGGGAAAGCTCGACATGGCTGGCATTCCGAAGCTCGCGTGGTACGACGAGCCTTTGTATCTCTTGCGCAGGGTCCAGGGTGCCCGCTCTATATCCAAGACGACCTTTTGGACTACTCTCCGCTTCATGCGcacggagctgctcctcaTGTCGCTATGGATTGGCAGTGGCTACACGGTCGAGAACGTTGCCCCCTTTGGCATGTACAAGTTGCTTGAATACCTCAGCTCGCCCAACGACGCTATATACCGCCCATGGGTTTGGCTGCTCCTCATGTTCACGGGCCCCGTGTCTCGCTCGATCCTGTTTCAGCAGTACATCTTCACCTCGACCAGGCTGATAGTTCGGATCAAGTCTGCCATGACCCAGGAGCTCTATCACAAGGCTTTGGAATCCATGGAGCTTGAAGACGATCCGTTCGAAGTCAACAGTGACAAGTCCAAGCACGACGAATCCAGCGAAAAGGCGCAAAAGTCTACCTCTGCCGGTCGTTTGGCAAATCTGATGGctgccgacgtcgatgcAATTTTCAAATCTCGAGATATCATGATTGTTTTGGTAGGAGTTCCTGCAGGAACGATTGTTTCTCTCATCGGCTTGTACAACATGCTTGGCTGGGCCTCCATTGTCGGAACCTTGATTCTGGTCCTGGCAACTCCCATTTCCGTTTGGCTTGGCAAGCTCATGTACACCACGCAAAAGCGGGTGCGTAAGGCCCAGGACTCGCGCATATCCCTCGTCACAGAGTATCTCGCTTCGATCCGCGCTATCAAATACTTTGCATGGGAGGCGCCCATCACTGACAagatcatcgccgcccgtgctgTCGAACAAAAGAGTCTGTGGAATCTCGCAGTCCTTCAAGCCATAATCAATGAGGTGACTCAGGTCTTCCCGTACCTCGCCCTGCTGGTCATGTTTGGCATACATATCATTGTCGACAAGAAGCCCTTGGAGGCGTCCACCGCGTTTACTACCATCTATCTCGTCAAGAACATTCGCAGAAACATTATGATGGCCAGCGTCTTTTCACGATCATTTGCGGGCGCCCTTGTTGCCTTTGGACGGTTGGACAAATATTTCGAGAGCACCGTGCCGCTCGTCAAATACCCGGTCGGCCCGCTACGCATTTGCGGCGGTTATTTCCGTCGAAACAAGAAGGCAGCTTTCCGTCTGGAGGACATTAGTCTCGACTTCGTGGAGGGCGGCCTGAACGTCATTTCCGGCCAGAGTGGCAGTGGAAAGACGACTCTGCTGCTCGCAATACTCGGCGAAACCTATCTCGAAGGCGGCAATGTGACGGCTCCTGCCGACATTGCATTCGCGTCCCAATCTGCGTGGCTCCAGAACGAAACCATCCAGGATAACATCCTATTCGGCAGTCCCATGGAGAAGGCTCGATATGACAGAGTCGTGGCAGCATGCTGTCTCCCAGAGGATCTCAAGGAGCTACCACAGCGTGACCAGACGGTCGTGGGAGAGAACGGGACATCTCTTTCGGGCGGTCAGAAAGCACGGGTTGCCCTGGCTAGAGCCCTATATTCGAAGGCACCTCTGCTGCTCTTAGATGATGTCTTCTCAGCTCTCGACGCGAAGACGTCAGCAGGGGTGTGGAAGCGTTGCTTCTGTAGTGATCTTCTTCATGGCCGCACCGTAGTGTTGGTCACTCAAGTCCCTTGGATATCATCTCAGGCAGACATGGCAATTTTGCTCGAAAAGGGTCAGGTACAAAGTGCAGAACCTAACATTGGTGTCGTACGCCAGCCGATCAAGATCGCCGAGgtgcttggcggcgatgtcgacgatgAAGAGACTGAAACGGAAACGCCTCCTGAACCAGAACTGCAGCCGAACGGCGACTCCTTCAACGACCCGAACAAGGTTGCTCCGGATTCCTCGGTCAAAAACGTCGTTGATGAAGAGATGAAGGCGTCAAGCAATGTTGGACGCCTTGGTA TGTTCCAATACATGGGTTACTACGGAAACCCGTTGTTCGCCATATcctgcctcgtcggcctcttcctctccaACGTGTTTTATTTTGGCGCCAGCTTTTGGTTGTCAATCTGGGTCGAAGCTTACAAAAACAAAGCACACGTCGACATTGCCTTTTACATGGGCATTTTTGCCCTCTTCACCTTTGGCGAACTCATCTCATATGGCCTGATCGTCGTCTTGTTCGAGTGGGGGACCTGGCGTGCCGCTAGAAAGCTTCACAACGACTTCATCCGCGGCATCATGCGCGTGTCTCTGTCTTGGTTCAAAGCAACGCCAATCGGCCGCATCACCAACCGCTTCTCTGGGGACATGGCGTCCATTGATGGATCGATTAATGGCATGTTGCGCGCAACGCTGGATGCCTTCATGATGCTCTTCTTTCGCATCGGTGCGGTCAGCGCCATCATGCCGGTATTCATGCTCCCCGGCATTTTTACCTGTTTTGTCGGCGTCATAGTTGGGGAGATGTACACGCGGACGGCCGTTGTGATAAAGCGGCTCACATCTTCGGCCCAGTCTCCGGTCTTCTCCCAATTTGCCGATACCCTGGCCGGGCTCTCAGTCATCAGAGCCAGAGACGGCAAGGCTCATGActttggcgtcgagctggcgaACAAATTAAGAGTTTGGTCCGCTGCCTCGGAAACAAACTACAACTGCAATCGTTGGGTCTCCGTCAGGATCGACTTTGTCACTGCTCTCGTGGCTCTTTTTGCGGGCATCATAGCCGTGTCTAAagtcgggctcgtcggcgccgggcttgttggcttctccttgaccaACGCCAACGACCTGAGCCAAACCATTCTCGTTCTTGTGCGGGCCATGAACGAGCTCGAAGTTGAGATGCAAAGCTTCCATAGGGTCAAGGAGTATGTGAAGCTGGAGGCCGAGGATAAGGACGACAAGCCATACCcagacgcgggcgcgggcgactaTGCGGACGATGACGCACACATGATTCCCAAGAATTGGCCGCGATCTGGGGAGATCGAGTTCCGCAACGTTACCATCAGATATGATCCTGAAGGTCCAGACATCCTGTCCGATGTCAATCTCAAGTTCAAAGCTGGGCAGCGCGTGGCAGTCGTCGGACGAACAGGGTCGGGCAAGAGTACT TTGGTTCTCTCCCTCCTTCGATTCACTGACATTGTCAGTGGCGAAATCTTGTTCGATGGTGTCGACATCACAAAGGTCCCACGCCACAGACTCCGAGCGAGCCTGACCATCATTCCTCAAGAAGCTGTGCTGTTTAGTGGGACTGTTGAGTCCAACCTCGATCCCACCGGCCTGGTCCCTCGAGAGAAACTTGAGGCGGCATTGGAACATTGCAAAGGAATTGCGTCGTTCTCCGGTGACACGACTGAAGTGGACACCGGCGCAGAAGACGATCACGACTCGACGCCCGAGAaccgccgcgcccaagcCATTACGCTGTCAACGGAGGTggacgcccgcggcgagaaCTTCTCGCACGGCCAGCGGCAAGTCCTGTCGCTGTGCCGTGCCCTGATCCGGAAGAGCAAACTGatgctcctcgacgaggcgaccgCGAGCATGGACTACGAGACCGACCGCGGGATCCAGCAGGTCCTGCGcaacgagctcgaggagtTCAACGACGGCCGCACCCTGGTCACGATTGCGCATCGCTTGCGCACCATTATAGACTACGACTGTGTGGTGGTTATGAGCGCCGGTAGAGTCTTGGA GTTTGGCTCGCCCAATGAGCTCTACGAGGCCAAAGGCCAGTTTTACGACATGGTGTGCCACAgcggcgaagaggaggagctgcacaAGCTCCTGGAACAGACATAG
- the GPA2 gene encoding Guanine nucleotide-binding protein alpha-2 subunit (EggNog:ENOG503NVBY~COG:D~COG:T), whose protein sequence is MMGGCMSSNSEEAEQKKKSQAIDKVLEEDSKRLRKECKILLLGSGESGKSTIVKQMKIIHLKGYSEDELYNYRPTVFKNLVECAKAVIMAMQQFDIEPELETNKQHIEFLLDYQAESGPQAHIDPQVGTAVQSLWSDPAKDQLMEHQTEFYLMDSAEYFFQEVMRIVAPDYLPNEMDVLRARTKTTGIYETRFQMGQLSIHMFDVGGQRSERKKWIHCFENVTSIIFCVALSEYDQVLLEESSQNRMMESLLLFDSVVNSRWFMRTSIILFLNKVDIFKQKLTRSPLGNYFPDYSGGNDVNKAAKYLLWRFNQVNRAHLNLYPHLTQATDTSNIRLVFAAVKETILNNALKDSGIL, encoded by the exons ATGATGGGTGGTTGTATGAGCTCCAACAGTGAGGAGGCGGAacagaagaagaagagccaaGCCATCGACAAGGTTCTGGAAGAGGACTCTAAGCGATTACGGAAAGAATGCAAGATTCTACTGCTCG GCTCTGGCGAGAGTGGCAAGTCCACGATTGTCAAACAAATGAAGATCATCCACCTCAAGGGCTATTCCGAGGATGAGCTGTACAACTACAGGCCCACGGTCTTTAAGAACTTGGTCGAGTGCGCCAAAGCTGTCATCATGGCGATGCAGCAATTCGACATCGAGCCAGAGCTGGAGACAAACAAGCAGCACATAGAGTTCCTGCTAGATTACCAAGCCGAGTCTGGCCCGCAAGCGCACATTGACCCTCAGGTCGGCACTGCCGTTCAATCGCTGTGGTCAGACCCAGCAAAGGACCAGTTGATGGAACATCAGACAGAGTTCTACCTCATGGACTCGGCAGAATA CTTCTTCCAAGAAGTGATGCGCATCGTCGCTCCCGACTATCTGCCAAACGAGATGGATGTCCTACGTGCTCGTACTAAGACCACAGGCATCTACGAAACTCGTTTCCAGATGGGACAGCTCAGCATACA CATGTTCGATGTTGGCGGTCAACGGAGCGAACGCAAGAAGTGGATCCACTGCTTCGAGAACGTGACGTCGATTATCTTTTGCGTCGCGCTCAGCGAGTACGATCAAGTTCTTCTCGAAGAAAGCAGTCAGAACCGAATGATGGAGAGCTTGCTATTGTTCGACTCAGTAGTCAACTCGCGATGGTTCATGCGGACTAGCATCATCTTGTTCCTCAACAAGGTTGACATCTTTAAGCAAAAGCTCACCCGGTCCCCGCTTGGCAACTACTTTCCCGACTACTCAGGTGGCAACGACGTCAACAAGGCAGCAAAGTATCTACTGTGGCGCTTTAACCAGGTGAACCGGGCGCACCTGAATCTTTATCCTCA CCTCACCCAAGCAACGGATACCTCGAATATCAGACTCGTGTTCGCAGCTGTTAAGGAGACTATATTGAACAACGCGCTCAAAGACTCGGGAATACTTTGA
- the GPH1 gene encoding Glycogen phosphorylase (CAZy:GT35~EggNog:ENOG503NVUR~COG:G), whose product MATEQSRLPTRERRPSTGAPIVDIQGAVGPAGISRPKHKRTSTGLGPGEIKIVEASIPEPQREAWKRNQPEDFKDKDGFERAVVRHVETTLARSMFNCDESAAYSATSLAIRDRLITGWNKTQQRQTYRDAKRVYYLSLEFLMGRALDNAILNVGLKDVTKAGLADLGFRMEDIISQEHDAALGNGGLGRLAACFLDSLASLNYPAWGYGLRYRYGIFKQEIIDGYQVEVPDYWLDFNPWEFPRHDVTVDIQFFGHVNKTINDQGKTVSVWEGGETVVAVAYDVPIPGYDTPTTNNLRLWSSKASGGEFDFQKFNNGDYESSVADQQRAETISAVLYPNDNLERGKELRLKQQYFWVAASLHDIVRRFKKSKRPWSEFTDQVAIQLNDTHPTLAIVELQRILIDVEGLEWDVAWDLVTNTFGYTNHTVLPEALEKWPVGLVQHLLPRHLQIIYDINLYFLQKVEKAFPKDRDMLRRVSIIEESQPKMVRMAYLAIVGSHKVNGVAELHSDLIKTTIFKDFVQIYGPDKFTNVTNGITPRRWLHQANPRLAELIASKCGGNSFLKDLTQLNRLEAHAKDPNFRREWAEIKYANKVRLSRYIKEANGVTVNPAALFDVQVKRIHEYKRQQLNIFGVIHRYLALKAMKPEDRKKQLPRVSIFGGKAAPGYWMAKQIIHLINAVGAVVNKDEDIGDLLKVIFLEDYNVSKAEMICPASDISEHISTAGTEASGTSNMKFVLNGGLIIGTCDGANIEITREVGENNIFLFGNLAEDVEDLRHAHNYGSHSIDSDLDKVFGEIEKGTFGAPDDFGALIAAVRHHGDYYLVSDDFHSYIQTHALVDEAYRNQDEWVSKCITAVARMGFFTSDRCIDEYAESIWNVEPLVVRE is encoded by the exons atggcgacaGAACAGTCACGATTGCCCACTCGGGAGCGTCGCCCCTCAACCGGAGCTCCGATTGTGGATATCCAGGGCGCCGTGGGTCCTGCCGGCATATCGCGGCCCAAGCACAAGAGAACCTCCACCGGCCTGGGACCTGGGGAGATCAAGATCGTTGAAG CATCCATACCCGAACCCCAGCGCGAGGCCTGGAAGCGAAACCAGCCAGAGGACTTCAAGGACAAGGATGGGTTCGAGAGGGCCGTCGTTCGCCATGTCGAGACCACCCTCGCCAGGAGCATGTTCAACTGCGACGAGTCGGCGGCGTACTCAGCCACCAGCCTCGCCATTCGCGACCGCCTCATCACCGGATGGAACAagacgcagcagcgccagacGTACAGAGACGCCAAGCGCGTCTACTACCTGAGCTTGGAGTTCCTGATGGGACGCGCTCTGGACAATGCCATCCTCAATGTTGGGCTTAAGGATGTAACCAAAG CTGGTCTTGCGGACCTTGGCTTCAGAATGGAGGACATCATCAGCCAGGAGCACGACGCTGCTCTTGGCAATGGTGGCCTGGGCCGTCTGGCGGCATGCTTCCTGGACAGCCTTGCCTCACTTAACTACCCGGCTTGGGGGTATGGCCTTCGATACAGATACGGAATCTTCAAGCAGGAGATTATCGACGGCTACCAGGTCGAGGTGCCGGACTACTGGCTGGATTTCAATCCCTGGGAGTTTCCCCGCCATGACGTGACTGTGGAT ATCCAATTTTTTGGCCATGTCAACAAAACTATTAATGATCAAGGAAAGACGGTGTCTGTATGGGAGGGCGGTGAGACTGTTGTGGCCGTCGCCTACGATGTCCCGATCCCCGGATACGATACTCCGACCACCAACAACCTCCGCCTATGGTCCAGCAAGGCATCGGGGGGCGAGTTCGACTTCCAAAAGTTCAACAATGGCGACTACGAGAGCTCCGTGGCGGATCAGCAGCGTGCCGAGACAATCAGCGCCGTGCTGTATCCCAACGACAACCTGGAGCGCGGCAAGGAGCTTCGACTGAAGCAGCAGTACTTCtgggtcgccgcctcgctccaTGACATCGTCCGCCGCTTCAAAAAGTCCAAGCGCCCCTGGAGCGAGTTCACCGACCAGGTCGCCATTCAACTGAATGATACGCACCCGACGctggccatcgtcgagctccagcgcatcctcatcgacgtcgaagGGCTCGAATGGGACGTTGCGTGGGATCTTGTCACCAACACGTTTGGCTACACTAACCACACAGTGCTccccgaggcgctggagaagtggcccgtcggcctcgtccagcacctTCTCCCGAGGCACCTCCAGATCATCTACGACATCAACCTCTACTTCTTGCAAAAGGTCGAAAAGGCGTTCCCCAAGGACAGGGACATGCTTCGGCGGGTGTCCATCATCGAGGAGTCGCAGCCCAAGATGGTGAGGATGGCGTACCTGGCCATTGTCGGATCGCACAAGGTcaatggcgtcgccgagctccatTCGGACCTGATCAAGACGACCATCTTCAAGGACTTTGTGCAGATCTACGGGCCCGACAAGTTTACCAATGTGACCAACGGCATCACCCCGAGACGCTGGCTGCACCAGGCCAACCCACGCCTGGCGGAGCTCATCGCGTCCAAGTGCGGCGGCAACTCGTTCCTGAAGGACCTGACGCAGCTCAACAGGCTGGAAGCGCACGCCAAAGACCCCAACTTTCGACGGGAATGGGCCGAGATCAAGTATGCCAACAAGGTGCGCCTCTCGCGGTACATCAAGGAGGCGAATGGCGTAACGGTCAATCCAGCGGCCTTGTTCGACGTCCAGGTCAAGAGAATCCACGAGTACAAGAGACAGCAGCTCAACATCTTTGGCGTGATCCACCGGTACCTGGCCCTCAAGGCCATGAAGCCCGAGGACAGGAAGAAGCAGCTGCCCCGTGTATCAATCTTTGGCGGCAAGGCCGCGCCCGGCTACTGGATGGCCAAACAGATCATCCATCTCATCAACGCGGTCGGCGCTGTTGTgaacaaggacgaggatATCGGCGATCTTCTCAAGGTCATCTTCCTGGAGGACTACAACGTCAGCAAGGCTGAGATGATCTGCCCCGCCTCGGATATCAGCGAGCAcatctcgacggccggcACAGA GGCTTCGGGAACTAGCAACATGAAGTTTGTTCTCAACGGAGGGTTGATCATTGGAAcctgcgacggcgccaac ATTGAAATCACCCGGGAGGTTGGCGAGAATAACATATTCTTGTTTGGCAACCTTGCAGAAGACGTAGAGGACCTTCGCCACGCACACAATTACGGCTCCCACTCGATCGACAGCGACCTGGACAAGGTGTTTGGTGAGATCGAGAAAGGGACCTTTGGAGCGCCCGACGACTTTGGGGCCCTGATCGCGGCCGTGAGGCATCACGGAGACTACTACCTGGTGTCGGACGACTTCCACAGCTACATTCAGACGCACGCActcgtggacgaggcgtACCGAAACCAGGACGAGTGGGTGTCCAAGTGCATCACGGCGGTGGCACGCATGGGTTTCTTCACCAGCGACCGATGCATCGACGAGTACGCAGAAAGCATCTGGAACGTCGAGCCTCTTGTCGTTCGGGAGTAG